A stretch of Saccharothrix texasensis DNA encodes these proteins:
- a CDS encoding dipeptide/oligopeptide/nickel ABC transporter permease/ATP-binding protein, producing the protein MTNLSAVAVEAPRGRAGWRSMLPRWSPKLGVGLVLVGLIAFIGLIGPFLVGDPNTIRDISLTEPGGEFWLGTTQTGQDIVAQLAHATRGSLYIGLMVGVMATALSALFGIVGAYIGGYVDEGFSLFSNVMLVIPGLPLVIVISAFVPADQRGSWTIAVVLAITGWAASARVLRAQTLSLRNRDYVAAAKVSGEKPWRVITVEILPNLLPLLASQFVFSVIYAILSEAGLSFLGLGASNSSTLGTMLYYAQNGFALQRDAWWWFVPPGLIIALFGCGLALINFSIDEIINPKLRDIPRRTEAEAARTPEPVPRADDDVVLTVTDLSVVYQVENPVHAVKDVSITLRRGEILGLAGESGCGKTTLAYAINRLHRPPAEVTTGSVTFHDREGGDVDVPALTPGELREFRWSKLSMVFQGAMNALNPVLTVRAQLDDVLTTHRPEMTRAQRKAKCEEVLKLVGVDVRRLSSFPHELSGGMRQRVMIAMALLLDPQVMIMDEPTTALDVVVQRGILREILRLRDEIGFAVLFITHDLPLLLELADRIAVMKEGEVVEYATAQDMFERPAHPYTRQLLDSFPSLTGERGSFVRSGEQLTPVDRSGETTSSGGVR; encoded by the coding sequence GTGACGAATCTCAGTGCTGTCGCCGTCGAGGCTCCGCGCGGGCGGGCCGGGTGGCGGTCGATGCTGCCGCGCTGGTCGCCGAAGCTGGGCGTCGGCCTGGTCCTGGTCGGGCTGATCGCGTTCATCGGACTGATCGGCCCCTTCCTGGTCGGCGACCCCAACACGATCCGCGACATCAGCCTCACCGAGCCGGGCGGCGAGTTCTGGCTCGGCACCACGCAGACCGGCCAGGACATCGTGGCGCAGCTCGCCCACGCCACCAGGGGCTCGCTGTACATCGGGCTGATGGTCGGCGTGATGGCGACCGCCCTGTCGGCGCTGTTCGGCATCGTCGGCGCCTACATCGGCGGGTACGTCGACGAGGGCTTCTCCCTGTTCTCCAACGTGATGCTGGTGATCCCCGGCCTGCCGCTGGTGATCGTCATCTCCGCGTTCGTGCCCGCCGACCAGCGCGGCTCGTGGACGATCGCGGTGGTGCTGGCGATCACCGGGTGGGCCGCGTCGGCACGGGTGCTGCGCGCCCAGACGCTGTCGCTGCGCAACCGGGACTACGTGGCCGCGGCCAAGGTCTCCGGCGAGAAGCCCTGGCGCGTCATCACCGTCGAGATCCTGCCGAACCTGCTGCCGCTGCTGGCCTCGCAGTTCGTGTTCTCGGTGATCTACGCGATCCTGAGCGAGGCGGGCCTGTCGTTCCTCGGCCTGGGCGCGTCCAACTCGTCCACGCTGGGCACGATGCTCTACTACGCCCAGAACGGCTTCGCGCTGCAACGGGACGCGTGGTGGTGGTTCGTGCCGCCGGGCCTGATCATCGCCCTGTTCGGCTGCGGCCTCGCGCTGATCAACTTCAGCATCGACGAGATCATCAACCCCAAGCTGCGCGACATCCCCCGCCGCACCGAGGCCGAAGCGGCCCGCACGCCCGAACCCGTGCCGCGCGCGGACGACGACGTGGTGCTCACCGTGACCGACCTGTCCGTCGTCTACCAGGTGGAGAACCCGGTGCACGCGGTCAAGGACGTGTCGATCACCCTGCGGCGCGGTGAGATCCTCGGCCTGGCCGGCGAGTCCGGCTGCGGCAAGACCACCCTGGCCTACGCGATCAACCGGCTGCACCGGCCACCCGCCGAGGTCACCACCGGCTCGGTCACCTTCCACGACCGGGAGGGCGGCGACGTCGACGTGCCGGCCCTCACGCCGGGCGAGCTGCGGGAGTTCCGCTGGTCGAAGCTGTCGATGGTGTTCCAGGGCGCGATGAACGCGCTGAACCCCGTCCTCACGGTCCGCGCGCAGCTCGACGACGTGCTCACCACGCACCGGCCCGAGATGACCAGGGCGCAGCGCAAGGCCAAGTGCGAGGAGGTGCTCAAGCTGGTCGGCGTCGACGTGCGTCGGCTCAGCTCGTTCCCGCACGAGCTGTCCGGCGGGATGCGGCAGCGCGTGATGATCGCCATGGCGCTGCTGCTCGACCCGCAGGTCATGATCATGGACGAGCCGACCACCGCGCTGGACGTCGTCGTGCAGCGCGGCATCCTGCGCGAGATCCTGCGGCTGCGCGACGAGATCGGCTTCGCCGTCCTGTTCATCACCCACGACCTGCCGCTGCTGCTCGAGCTCGCCGACCGCATCGCGGTCATGAAGGAGGGCGAGGTCGTCGAGTACGCCACCGCGCAGGACATGTTCGAGCGGCCCGCGCACCCCTACACCCGCCAGTTGCTCGACTCGTTCCCCAGCCTGACCGGCGAGCGCGGCTCGTTCGTCCGCTCCGGCGAGCAGTTGACGCCGGTCGACCGGTCCGGCGAGACCACTTCGTCCGGAGGCGTCCGATGA
- a CDS encoding ABC transporter ATP-binding protein, whose amino-acid sequence MTTLEARELVKDFHVRVGLRRVRLRAVDDVSFTLTPGRTVALVGESGSGKSTIARMIARLEKPSGGAITLTGPDGAKVPERAYRDNVQMVFQDPFASLNPFHTIEHHLARPLKLHGRPHGWDDVVQLLERVSLPGRDIAGRRPHELSGGQRQRVAIARALAPGAKVVVADEPVSMLDVSIRLGVLNLMARLQREENLAVLYITHDLATARHFSDDILVLYKGRVVERGPADEVILNPQHPYTRILASAAPNPEARGRAVEIDPADVERAGAAAAYDHNTGAWEEVAT is encoded by the coding sequence ATGACCACGTTGGAAGCTCGCGAGCTGGTCAAGGACTTTCACGTCCGGGTCGGCCTGCGGCGGGTGCGGCTGCGTGCGGTGGACGACGTGTCGTTCACCCTCACGCCCGGTCGCACGGTCGCGCTGGTCGGCGAGTCCGGCTCGGGCAAGTCGACCATCGCCCGGATGATCGCCCGGCTGGAGAAGCCGAGCGGCGGCGCCATCACGCTCACCGGCCCGGACGGCGCGAAGGTGCCCGAACGCGCGTACCGGGACAACGTGCAGATGGTGTTCCAGGACCCGTTCGCGTCGCTGAACCCGTTCCACACCATCGAGCACCACCTGGCGCGGCCGTTGAAGCTGCACGGCCGGCCGCACGGCTGGGACGACGTCGTGCAGCTGCTGGAGCGCGTGTCCCTGCCCGGCCGCGACATCGCCGGGCGACGGCCGCACGAGCTGTCCGGCGGCCAGCGGCAGCGCGTCGCCATCGCGCGGGCGCTGGCGCCGGGCGCGAAGGTCGTGGTCGCCGACGAGCCGGTGTCGATGCTGGACGTCTCGATCCGGCTCGGCGTGCTCAACCTCATGGCGCGGTTGCAGCGCGAGGAGAACCTGGCCGTCCTCTACATCACCCACGACCTGGCCACCGCGCGGCACTTCTCCGACGACATCCTCGTGCTCTACAAGGGGCGCGTGGTCGAACGGGGACCGGCCGACGAGGTGATCCTCAACCCGCAGCACCCGTACACCAGGATCCTGGCCTCCGCCGCGCCGAACCCCGAGGCGCGCGGCCGTGCCGTCGAGATCGACCCGGCGGACGTGGAGCGGGCCGGCGCCGCGGCGGCGTACGACCACAACACCGGGGCGTGGGAGGAAGTCGCCACATGA
- a CDS encoding alpha-galactosidase, with protein sequence MTVTWSTGAIRLLLTHGDDRPVSLLSLRPDGPVEGIGVPLVEVQAVGHGRFPGSHRYADTTIGARLRYRSHTASADELRVVQHDPGSGLVVTSVFQGVAGVPAVRTWTEVAVEGEPVHLQAVTSLSTGAFLVDAGRSVDEVDLVHADSDWVAESRWHRTPLREAGLVAMDPTVHHHASRSRFALTSRSSWSTGEHLPTGVLVARDDSWALAWQIEHNGAWHFEVGETVAGAYLALLGPSDGEHQWGRVVSAGNGFTTVPVSVAVVAGGVDEAFGALTRQRRATLRNRRAPELPVVFNDYMNTLMGDPTTEKLLPLIDAAAAVGADYFCVDAGWYDEDGEWWDSVGEWRPSRTRFPGGFGEVADRIRERGMVPGIWLEPEVVGVRSALARSLPDEAFFRRQGARVGEHGRFHLDFRHPEAVRHVDEVVDRLVGEFGIGYLKLDYNIMPGAGTDVGGLAPGEGLLGHNRAHLAWLDALLARHPGLLLENCASGAMRMDYAMLSRLHLQSTSDQQNPLLYPPIAAAAPASVLPEQAGNWAYAQPGMTPSEAAFTLATGVLGRLYLAGRVDLMDEGQRALVREAVSVHKGLRPEVATSVPFWPLGLTDRTGPWVAQGLRAAANSYVTAWRLPDAPPSADLPVPHLRGQDATVSPVFPVTSPEWAFEWDAARGVLRATHAGAGPSAVVVRLAA encoded by the coding sequence ATGACGGTCACCTGGTCCACCGGCGCGATCAGGCTGCTGCTGACCCACGGGGACGACCGCCCGGTGAGCCTGCTCTCGCTGCGCCCCGACGGCCCGGTCGAGGGGATCGGGGTGCCGCTGGTCGAGGTCCAGGCCGTCGGGCACGGCCGGTTCCCCGGCAGCCACCGCTACGCCGACACGACGATCGGCGCCCGCCTGCGCTACCGCTCGCACACCGCGTCCGCGGACGAGCTGCGGGTCGTGCAGCACGACCCGGGGAGCGGGCTGGTGGTGACCTCGGTGTTCCAGGGCGTCGCCGGCGTGCCCGCCGTGCGGACCTGGACCGAGGTGGCGGTCGAGGGCGAGCCGGTCCACCTCCAGGCCGTGACGTCGCTGTCCACCGGGGCGTTCCTGGTGGACGCCGGCCGTTCGGTGGACGAGGTGGACCTCGTGCACGCCGACTCCGACTGGGTCGCCGAGTCGCGCTGGCACCGCACGCCGCTGCGCGAGGCCGGCCTGGTGGCGATGGACCCGACCGTGCACCACCACGCCTCGCGCAGCCGGTTCGCGCTGACGTCGCGCAGCTCGTGGTCCACGGGCGAGCACCTGCCGACCGGTGTGCTGGTGGCGCGGGACGACAGCTGGGCGCTCGCGTGGCAGATCGAGCACAACGGCGCGTGGCACTTCGAGGTGGGGGAGACCGTCGCCGGCGCGTACCTGGCGCTGCTGGGGCCCAGCGACGGCGAGCACCAGTGGGGTCGCGTGGTGTCGGCCGGGAACGGCTTCACCACCGTGCCCGTGTCGGTGGCGGTCGTCGCCGGCGGCGTGGACGAGGCGTTCGGCGCGTTGACGCGGCAGCGGCGGGCCACGTTGCGCAACCGGCGCGCCCCCGAGCTGCCGGTGGTCTTCAACGACTACATGAACACCCTGATGGGCGACCCCACCACGGAGAAGCTGCTGCCGCTGATCGACGCGGCGGCGGCGGTCGGCGCGGACTACTTCTGCGTCGACGCCGGGTGGTACGACGAAGACGGCGAGTGGTGGGACAGCGTCGGCGAGTGGCGGCCGTCGCGGACCCGGTTCCCCGGCGGGTTCGGCGAGGTCGCCGACCGCATCCGGGAGCGCGGCATGGTGCCCGGGATCTGGTTGGAGCCCGAGGTCGTCGGGGTGCGCTCGGCGCTGGCCCGGTCGTTGCCGGACGAGGCGTTCTTCCGGCGCCAGGGCGCGCGGGTGGGCGAGCACGGCCGGTTCCACCTGGACTTCCGGCACCCCGAGGCGGTCCGGCACGTGGACGAGGTGGTCGACCGGCTGGTCGGCGAGTTCGGCATCGGGTACCTCAAGCTGGACTACAACATCATGCCCGGCGCGGGCACCGACGTCGGCGGCCTGGCGCCGGGGGAGGGGCTGCTCGGGCACAACCGGGCGCACCTGGCGTGGCTGGACGCGCTGCTGGCCCGGCACCCGGGGCTGCTGCTGGAGAACTGCGCGTCCGGCGCGATGCGGATGGACTACGCGATGCTGTCGCGACTGCACCTCCAGTCCACGTCGGACCAGCAGAACCCCCTGCTGTACCCGCCGATCGCCGCCGCCGCGCCGGCGTCGGTGCTGCCGGAGCAGGCCGGGAACTGGGCGTACGCGCAGCCGGGGATGACGCCGTCGGAGGCGGCGTTCACGCTGGCCACCGGCGTGCTGGGACGGCTGTACCTGGCCGGCCGGGTGGACCTGATGGACGAGGGGCAGCGGGCGCTGGTGCGCGAGGCGGTGTCCGTCCACAAGGGACTGCGACCGGAGGTCGCCACGTCGGTCCCGTTCTGGCCGCTCGGCCTGACCGACCGCACCGGCCCGTGGGTGGCGCAGGGGCTGCGCGCGGCGGCGAACAGCTACGTGACCGCGTGGCGGCTGCCCGACGCGCCACCGTCCGCGGACCTGCCCGTGCCGCACCTGCGGGGGCAGGACGCCACGGTGTCGCCGGTGTTCCCGGTGACGTCACCCGAGTGGGCCTTCGAGTGGGACGCGGCCCGAGGGGTGCTGCGCGCCACCCACGCGGGCGCCGGCCCGTCCGCCGTCGTCGTGCGGCTGGCGGCCTGA
- a CDS encoding DUF3558 domain-containing protein produces MNPRTTVAALAVLFAAVACGGPAAEQSAPTGATTSSGATAPAVGPSRGGPLDGLDPCTLLTKAEAEQVTGAQGADPVVEQLGSARVCNFSPAAGRLGVGVRTTSGLAAVQSNGNVVQDLVVGRHQAKQAVGATGSCGIFIGVTESSRVDVVLGAGSPDEDPCPAAMRVAELVEPRLP; encoded by the coding sequence GTGAACCCTCGCACCACGGTGGCCGCGCTCGCGGTCCTGTTCGCGGCCGTCGCCTGCGGCGGGCCCGCCGCCGAGCAGTCCGCCCCCACCGGCGCCACGACGTCGTCCGGCGCCACCGCGCCCGCCGTCGGTCCGTCCAGGGGCGGGCCGCTGGACGGCCTCGACCCGTGCACCCTGCTCACCAAGGCCGAGGCCGAGCAGGTCACCGGCGCGCAGGGGGCCGACCCGGTGGTCGAGCAGCTCGGCTCGGCGCGGGTCTGCAACTTCTCGCCGGCGGCGGGCCGGCTCGGGGTCGGCGTCAGGACCACGTCCGGGCTGGCGGCGGTCCAGTCGAACGGCAACGTGGTGCAGGACCTCGTGGTCGGCCGGCACCAGGCCAAGCAGGCGGTCGGCGCCACCGGCAGCTGCGGCATCTTCATCGGCGTCACCGAGTCGTCCCGGGTCGACGTCGTGCTGGGCGCGGGCAGCCCCGACGAGGACCCGTGCCCGGCGGCGATGCGGGTCGCCGAGCTGGTCGAGCCGAGGCTGCCCTGA
- a CDS encoding DUF3558 domain-containing protein produces the protein MNSRTASIGLLAATLLAAAACSKAIEGTPVPIAGAGPAPPSSTGTTSASAAPALAAADPCGLVSEEEVERALGGLDGEPRRRDIGTARSCEYEVDAQLVVIDVRTNVGLEGIDVPGPVTDLTVGKHQVKTWVTESGSCFFAFGVTASSRVDVAVQPKAGKAQCELAKRLADVVEPKLP, from the coding sequence GTGAACTCTCGGACAGCCTCGATCGGTCTCCTGGCCGCAACGCTCCTCGCCGCCGCGGCGTGCAGCAAGGCGATCGAGGGGACGCCCGTGCCGATCGCGGGCGCGGGGCCCGCACCACCGTCGTCGACGGGCACCACCTCGGCCTCCGCGGCGCCCGCCCTGGCCGCCGCCGACCCGTGCGGGCTGGTGAGCGAGGAGGAGGTCGAGCGCGCCCTGGGCGGGCTCGACGGGGAACCCCGACGTCGGGACATCGGCACCGCCCGCAGCTGCGAGTACGAGGTGGACGCGCAGCTGGTCGTCATCGACGTCCGCACCAACGTGGGCCTGGAGGGCATCGACGTGCCCGGTCCCGTGACCGACCTGACCGTGGGCAAGCACCAGGTGAAGACCTGGGTCACCGAGAGCGGCAGCTGCTTCTTCGCGTTCGGGGTGACCGCGTCGTCCCGGGTCGACGTCGCGGTGCAGCCCAAGGCGGGCAAGGCCCAGTGCGAGCTGGCGAAGCGGCTCGCCGACGTGGTGGAGCCGAAGCTGCCGTAG
- a CDS encoding ESX secretion-associated protein EspG, with protein sequence MKGHIVCSLAELDAVGDALGLDVRRFPFSIGHRGTTLAERVTLVEAVHRDLVARDLVRGRDFAPELVERLRLFADAPLGVALVGTARGVPLVALAVSDGRDGVLAVQRDELVVFHRHAADTVVEALVGLLPDLPPGPGSAVVVDAPAPLPPDEDFSHFRFTAGIRPAATADSAVAEILRRPRTGAGYFSVSVRKGGQEAELGAASYLDVDAGRFAVLPGRRPNGTPSATYVPMDRWSIGRHLADSLSSTG encoded by the coding sequence GTGAAGGGGCACATAGTCTGCTCGCTCGCCGAGTTGGACGCGGTGGGTGATGCGCTGGGCTTGGACGTCCGACGGTTTCCGTTCTCCATCGGGCACCGCGGCACGACTTTGGCGGAGCGGGTGACGCTGGTCGAGGCGGTGCACCGGGACCTGGTGGCGCGGGACCTGGTGCGGGGACGCGACTTCGCGCCCGAACTGGTCGAGCGGTTGCGGTTGTTCGCCGACGCGCCATTGGGGGTCGCCCTGGTCGGCACGGCTCGGGGCGTCCCGCTGGTGGCGCTGGCGGTGTCCGACGGGCGCGACGGCGTGCTGGCCGTGCAGCGGGACGAACTGGTCGTGTTCCACCGGCACGCGGCCGACACCGTGGTGGAAGCCCTCGTCGGGCTCCTGCCCGACCTGCCGCCCGGCCCCGGTTCCGCCGTCGTGGTGGACGCGCCCGCACCCCTGCCCCCGGACGAGGACTTCTCGCACTTCCGGTTCACCGCCGGGATCCGGCCCGCCGCGACCGCGGACTCCGCGGTAGCCGAGATCCTGCGCCGGCCGCGCACCGGCGCCGGCTACTTCAGCGTCTCGGTGAGGAAGGGCGGGCAGGAGGCGGAACTGGGTGCCGCGAGCTACCTGGACGTCGACGCCGGCCGGTTCGCGGTGCTGCCCGGCCGTCGGCCGAACGGCACACCGAGTGCGACCTACGTCCCGATGGACCGCTGGTCCATCGGTCGTCACTTGGCCGATTCCCTGTCCTCGACGGGGTGA
- a CDS encoding alpha-galactosidase, producing the protein MADVTHLRAAGVSLVLDFSGSTLPRVRYWGADLGELSTSELAATLLAQSPHPIGYSVDGPVDVAVLPEQSAGWLGTPGIVGNRGGRDFSTAFRVVSVDGPAVEAVDEAAGLGLALHVELTPAGLVRQRAVLTNTGSSDFTVDAVNLTLPAPPQAVEILDFTGRWTRERSPQRTAWNHGLHVRENRTGRTGYDSAYLLAAGTAGFGNRTGEIWAVHTAWSGNHRTFAEKTYHSVSLLGSGELLLSGEVVLGPGESYASPWQYASYGHGLDEVSARFHRHLRSRASHPSSPRPVVVNTWEAVYFDHDLDRLKALADAAASVGGERFVLDDGWFGSRRDDRRGLGDWYVSDEVWPDGLGPLTDHVTGLGMQFGIWVEPEMVNPDSELARAHPDWLMAAGDRLPRTARHQQVLDLARPEAYAHILRRLDALLSEYPVSYLKWDHNRDLVDAGHRPTGRAGVHGQTLAVYRLLDELRRRHPDVEIESCSSGGARVDLEILERTDRVWVSDCIDALERQSMQRWTNALIPLELMGTHVGAGTSHTTHRQHPVDFRAGTALFGHFGIEWDLTAASESDLERLRSWVALYKELRPLLHSGTSVHADHPDPAIEVHGVVAEDGSDAVFAIVALATSQLYPPGAVRLPGLSTDRTYHVRPLAPGDVPDGNAHNWGVPLPWWQPEGVTLPGRVLTTAGVQAPVLHPERLVLVRATAV; encoded by the coding sequence GTGGCAGACGTGACGCACCTGCGGGCCGCGGGTGTGAGCCTGGTGCTCGACTTCTCCGGGAGCACCCTCCCCCGGGTCCGCTACTGGGGCGCCGACCTGGGTGAGCTCTCCACCTCCGAACTGGCCGCGACCCTGCTCGCGCAGAGCCCGCACCCCATCGGCTACTCGGTCGACGGCCCGGTGGACGTGGCCGTGCTGCCCGAGCAGTCGGCGGGCTGGCTCGGCACCCCCGGAATCGTCGGCAACCGGGGTGGGCGGGACTTCTCGACCGCCTTCCGCGTGGTGTCGGTGGACGGTCCCGCGGTCGAGGCGGTGGACGAGGCCGCCGGGCTCGGGCTGGCCCTGCACGTCGAGCTGACGCCGGCCGGGCTGGTGCGGCAGCGGGCCGTGCTGACCAACACCGGGTCGTCGGACTTCACCGTCGACGCGGTGAACCTGACCCTGCCCGCGCCGCCGCAGGCGGTCGAGATCCTGGACTTCACCGGGCGCTGGACGCGGGAGCGCAGCCCGCAGCGCACGGCGTGGAACCACGGCCTGCACGTGCGGGAGAACCGGACCGGTCGGACCGGCTACGACTCGGCGTACCTGCTCGCGGCGGGCACGGCGGGGTTCGGCAACCGCACGGGCGAGATCTGGGCCGTGCACACGGCCTGGTCGGGCAACCACCGGACGTTCGCCGAGAAGACCTACCACTCCGTGTCCCTGCTCGGGTCGGGCGAGCTGCTGCTGTCCGGCGAGGTCGTGCTCGGCCCCGGCGAGTCGTACGCGTCGCCGTGGCAGTACGCGTCGTACGGGCACGGGTTGGACGAGGTGTCCGCCCGGTTCCACCGGCACCTGCGCTCGCGCGCGTCCCACCCCTCCTCGCCCCGGCCGGTCGTGGTGAACACCTGGGAGGCCGTCTACTTCGACCACGACCTGGACCGGCTCAAGGCGCTGGCGGACGCCGCCGCGTCGGTCGGCGGCGAGCGGTTCGTGCTCGACGACGGCTGGTTCGGCTCGCGGCGCGACGACCGGCGCGGCCTGGGCGACTGGTACGTGTCGGACGAGGTGTGGCCGGACGGGCTCGGGCCGCTCACCGACCACGTGACCGGGCTGGGGATGCAGTTCGGCATCTGGGTCGAACCCGAGATGGTCAACCCGGACTCGGAGCTGGCGCGGGCCCACCCCGACTGGCTGATGGCGGCGGGCGACCGGCTGCCCCGCACGGCGCGGCACCAGCAGGTGCTCGACCTGGCCCGGCCCGAGGCCTACGCGCACATCCTGCGACGGCTGGACGCGCTGCTGTCCGAGTACCCCGTGTCGTACCTGAAGTGGGACCACAACCGGGACCTGGTGGACGCCGGGCACCGGCCGACCGGGCGGGCCGGGGTGCACGGCCAGACGCTGGCCGTCTACCGGCTGCTGGACGAGCTGCGGCGACGTCACCCCGACGTGGAGATCGAGTCGTGCTCGTCCGGTGGCGCGCGGGTCGACCTGGAGATCCTGGAGCGCACCGACCGGGTGTGGGTGTCGGACTGCATCGACGCGCTGGAGCGGCAGTCGATGCAGCGGTGGACGAACGCGCTGATCCCGTTGGAGCTGATGGGCACGCACGTGGGCGCGGGCACGTCGCACACGACGCACCGGCAGCACCCCGTCGACTTCCGGGCGGGGACGGCGCTGTTCGGGCACTTCGGCATCGAGTGGGACCTGACGGCGGCGTCGGAGTCGGACCTGGAGCGGCTGCGGTCGTGGGTGGCGCTGTACAAGGAGCTGCGGCCCCTGCTGCACTCGGGCACCTCGGTCCACGCAGATCACCCGGACCCGGCGATCGAGGTGCACGGGGTGGTGGCGGAGGACGGGTCGGACGCCGTGTTCGCGATCGTCGCCCTGGCCACGTCCCAGCTGTACCCGCCGGGGGCGGTGCGCCTGCCCGGCCTCTCGACCGACCGCACGTACCACGTGCGCCCCCTCGCGCCCGGCGACGTGCCGGACGGCAACGCCCACAACTGGGGCGTGCCCCTGCCGTGGTGGCAGCCGGAGGGCGTGACCCTGCCGGGCCGGGTGCTGACGACGGCGGGCGTGCAAGCCCCGGTGCTCCACCCGGAACGTCTGGTGCTGGTGCGCGCGACGGCCGTCTGA